The following are from one region of the Deltaproteobacteria bacterium genome:
- the thiC gene encoding phosphomethylpyrimidine synthase ThiC, which produces MPTQIESARKNIITKEIKEVAVSEGKPPEYIKDMIAKGQMVIPNNINRKARLVGIGKGLRTKVNASIGTSSDIVDVKAEVEKAIAAEKAGADTLMELSVGGDLDAIRKEVLAATNLSVGSVPLYQAFAEAIKKYHDPNKLTEELLFDVLERQCADGISFMAVHCGINRLTIERLKKQGYRYGGLVSRGGSYMVGWMLKNNRENPLYEKFDKVVSILKKYDCVLSLGNGLRAGAVHDSLDRAQVQELLINCELAEAGQNMGCQMMCEGPGHLPLDDIEANVKLQKRMSNDAPFYVLGPLTTDIAAGYDHISAAIGAASAARYGADLICYVTPAEHLALPNKEDVIEGVHAARIAAHVGDMVKLGTKDRDMNMAKARRDLRWEDQYKLGFFSEKARGIRNSRYPEEADTCTMCGSFCALDNVNQYFEKDLKKGNKS; this is translated from the coding sequence ATGCCAACACAGATTGAATCCGCAAGAAAAAACATCATTACAAAAGAGATTAAGGAGGTCGCTGTATCAGAGGGCAAACCGCCGGAATATATCAAAGACATGATTGCCAAAGGCCAGATGGTTATACCAAATAACATAAACCGAAAGGCAAGACTGGTGGGGATAGGCAAGGGGTTGAGGACAAAGGTGAATGCCTCCATCGGAACATCATCTGATATTGTTGATGTAAAGGCAGAGGTGGAAAAGGCGATAGCCGCAGAAAAGGCAGGGGCGGATACCTTAATGGAGCTTTCTGTTGGCGGTGACTTGGATGCAATAAGAAAAGAGGTTCTCGCGGCAACAAACCTGTCTGTAGGCAGTGTCCCGCTTTATCAGGCATTTGCAGAGGCAATCAAAAAATACCATGACCCGAACAAACTCACAGAGGAACTTCTCTTTGATGTTCTGGAAAGGCAGTGCGCTGACGGCATATCGTTTATGGCTGTCCATTGCGGGATAAATAGATTGACAATTGAAAGGCTTAAAAAACAGGGCTACCGTTACGGAGGCCTTGTTTCACGCGGCGGCTCATATATGGTTGGATGGATGCTCAAAAACAATAGAGAAAACCCGCTTTATGAAAAATTTGATAAGGTTGTCAGTATCCTGAAAAAATATGATTGTGTTTTAAGCCTCGGAAACGGTCTGAGGGCAGGCGCTGTTCATGACAGCCTTGACAGGGCGCAGGTACAGGAGCTTCTGATAAACTGCGAACTGGCAGAGGCAGGGCAAAATATGGGATGCCAGATGATGTGCGAAGGCCCGGGGCATCTGCCCCTTGACGATATAGAGGCGAATGTAAAGCTCCAGAAAAGGATGAGCAATGATGCGCCGTTCTATGTGCTCGGCCCCCTTACAACAGATATTGCCGCAGGCTATGACCATATATCTGCTGCGATAGGGGCTGCTTCGGCTGCAAGATACGGCGCTGATTTAATATGTTATGTAACTCCGGCAGAACACCTTGCGCTGCCTAACAAGGAAGATGTAATTGAAGGTGTGCATGCTGCCAGGATAGCCGCTCATGTGGGTGATATGGTGAAACTCGGGACAAAGGATAGAGACATGAATATGGCAAAAGCAAGAAGGGATTTAAGATGGGAAGACCAATATAAATTGGGGTTTTTCAGCGAAAAGGCGCGGGGGATACGGAACAGCCGGTATCCCGAAGAAGCGGACACATGCACCATGTGCGGCAGTTTCTGCGCCCTTGATAATGTGAACCAGTATTTTGAGAAAGATTTAAAAAAAGGAAACAAGTCATGA
- the gyrB gene encoding DNA topoisomerase (ATP-hydrolyzing) subunit B: MEKEEARKDQYDAESIKVLGGLEAVRKRPAMYIGSTGLQGLHHLVYEVVDNSIDEALAGFCKNVEVKIHTDNSVTVIDDGRGIPTEMHVQKKKPAVEVVLTELHAGGKFENKAYRVSGGLHGVGVTVVNFLSEWLEVEIKRDGKVFQQRYEGGKPAEPLKVVGKTQKTGTRVTFKPDKDIFETVDFSFDTLSQRLRELSFLNAGIRITIEDERTDKKHEFQYKGGITQFIEHLNKGKTPIHPRIIYVSGEKEGIQMEIAMQWNDSYSENIFAYANNINTTEGGTHLIGFKSALTRTINSYASNTNLLKDLKEGLQGDDVREGLAAVISIKLPNPQFEGQTKTKLGNSEVEGYVKTILNDKLGAFLEENPSVAKKIVEKAAEGARAREAAKKAKELIRRKGALDSSSLPGKLADCQESNPALSEIFIVEGDSAGGSAKQGRDRRFQAILPLKGKILNVEKARFDKMLSNEEIRTVITALGCGIGKEDFDAAKLRYHKIIIMTDADVDGSHIRTLLLTFFYRQMTPLVEGGYLYIAQPPLFKVKRGKVEKYIKGETQLEDFILEAAVEGLILKPKGTKADIKGQALFNMLKGAARLQGIIKRFNKRRKEGEIAAAFAMEDDFNADTLKNNKAVNNLLEDVKTYTKTFHPEIMPVEFLTEKDSEHDCLIIKALTKRDGAQRETVIDWNFIHSPEFQELRTIGKGLKTFGEPPFILKGDDVEIKINTFNGLITHALELGKKGLYMQRYKGLGEMNPDQLWETTMDTEKRTLLQVKVEDAVEADSVFTRLMGDEVEPRREFIEGHALEVAYLDI; this comes from the coding sequence TTGGAAAAGGAAGAGGCGCGGAAAGATCAATACGATGCAGAATCTATAAAGGTTTTGGGCGGGCTGGAGGCGGTGAGAAAAAGGCCCGCCATGTATATTGGCTCTACCGGCCTGCAGGGGCTTCATCATCTTGTGTATGAGGTGGTTGATAATTCTATTGATGAGGCGCTGGCAGGCTTTTGCAAAAATGTAGAGGTGAAGATTCATACGGACAACAGCGTTACGGTCATAGACGACGGCAGAGGCATACCTACGGAGATGCACGTCCAGAAGAAAAAACCGGCTGTTGAGGTTGTGCTTACAGAGCTTCATGCAGGCGGAAAGTTTGAAAACAAGGCATACAGGGTTTCTGGCGGTCTGCACGGCGTGGGCGTTACAGTGGTGAACTTTCTTTCAGAGTGGCTTGAGGTAGAAATAAAAAGGGACGGCAAGGTTTTTCAGCAGAGGTATGAAGGAGGAAAACCCGCCGAGCCTCTGAAGGTGGTTGGAAAGACACAAAAGACAGGCACCCGCGTTACATTCAAACCTGATAAAGATATATTTGAGACTGTAGATTTTAGCTTTGACACCCTTTCCCAGAGACTTAGAGAGCTGTCATTTTTAAACGCAGGCATTCGTATAACAATAGAAGACGAAAGGACAGATAAAAAACATGAATTCCAGTATAAAGGCGGAATAACGCAATTTATAGAGCATCTGAATAAGGGCAAGACCCCTATACACCCGCGGATTATCTATGTCTCAGGAGAAAAAGAAGGCATCCAGATGGAGATAGCCATGCAGTGGAACGATAGTTACAGCGAGAATATCTTTGCTTATGCAAATAACATAAATACAACCGAGGGCGGCACGCATCTGATTGGCTTCAAATCTGCGCTTACAAGGACTATAAACAGCTACGCATCAAACACAAATCTCTTAAAAGACCTTAAGGAAGGGCTTCAGGGCGATGATGTGAGGGAAGGTCTTGCAGCCGTTATAAGCATTAAACTTCCGAATCCGCAGTTTGAAGGCCAGACAAAGACCAAACTCGGCAACAGCGAGGTTGAGGGATATGTAAAGACCATTCTCAATGATAAACTGGGGGCATTCCTTGAAGAAAACCCATCTGTGGCAAAAAAGATTGTGGAAAAGGCGGCAGAGGGCGCAAGGGCAAGGGAGGCCGCAAAAAAGGCAAAGGAGCTTATAAGGAGAAAAGGGGCGCTTGACTCATCGTCGCTTCCGGGAAAGCTTGCAGACTGCCAGGAATCCAATCCTGCGCTAAGTGAAATCTTTATAGTTGAAGGAGACTCAGCAGGCGGCTCTGCGAAACAGGGAAGGGACAGGAGGTTTCAGGCAATACTGCCTCTCAAGGGCAAGATTCTGAATGTTGAAAAGGCGCGGTTTGACAAGATGCTTTCCAATGAAGAGATACGGACGGTGATAACTGCGCTTGGCTGCGGCATCGGCAAGGAGGATTTTGATGCAGCAAAACTTCGTTATCATAAGATTATCATAATGACAGATGCGGATGTGGATGGCTCGCACATAAGGACGCTTCTCCTGACATTTTTCTACCGGCAGATGACGCCGCTGGTTGAGGGCGGGTATCTGTATATTGCTCAGCCGCCGCTTTTTAAGGTCAAGAGAGGCAAGGTAGAGAAATATATAAAAGGCGAAACTCAACTTGAAGACTTTATCCTTGAGGCAGCGGTAGAGGGGCTAATCCTTAAGCCAAAGGGTACAAAGGCTGATATTAAGGGGCAGGCCCTTTTCAATATGCTGAAAGGCGCGGCAAGGCTTCAGGGGATAATAAAAAGATTTAACAAAAGGAGGAAAGAAGGGGAGATAGCGGCTGCGTTTGCAATGGAAGACGATTTTAACGCGGACACGCTTAAGAATAATAAGGCTGTAAATAATCTGCTGGAAGATGTCAAGACATATACAAAGACATTTCACCCTGAGATTATGCCGGTAGAATTTTTAACGGAAAAGGATAGTGAGCATGACTGCCTTATTATCAAAGCATTGACAAAGAGGGACGGGGCGCAGAGAGAGACTGTTATAGACTGGAACTTTATACACTCTCCGGAATTTCAGGAACTGAGGACAATCGGCAAGGGATTAAAGACCTTTGGAGAGCCGCCGTTTATCTTAAAGGGTGACGATGTAGAAATAAAAATCAACACATTTAACGGGCTGATAACCCATGCGCTGGAACTTGGGAAAAAAGGCCTCTACATGCAAAGATATAAAGGTCTTGGAGAAATGAACCCGGATCAGCTCTGGGAAACAACAATGGATACCGAGAAAAGGACGCTTCTTCAGGTAAAGGTGGAAGACGCTGTTGAAGCTGACAGCGTATTTACGAGACTCATGGGCGATGAGGTTGAGCCGAGAAGAGAGTTTATTGAGGGGCACGCGCTTGAGGTTGCATATCTGGATATATAG
- a CDS encoding septum formation initiator family protein, translated as MAFWRRKKKIYFIPLLIVIAIIALLTIFGDRGLVRIYKLSKERDSIKTYNEKIKEENTAMRDEIQRLKTDDKYIEMVARKELGMIGKNEVVYQFEK; from the coding sequence GTGGCCTTTTGGAGAAGGAAGAAAAAAATATATTTTATCCCTCTGTTGATAGTTATTGCAATAATTGCTTTGCTTACCATCTTCGGCGACAGGGGGCTTGTCCGCATTTACAAACTTTCTAAAGAGAGGGATTCTATCAAGACCTATAATGAAAAGATTAAAGAAGAGAATACCGCAATGAGAGACGAGATTCAGCGGTTAAAGACAGATGATAAATATATAGAGATGGTGGCCAGAAAAGAGCTTGGAATGATTGGAAAAAATGAGGTGGTTTATCAGTTTGAAAAGTAG
- a CDS encoding cyclic 2,3-diphosphoglycerate synthase, with protein sequence MKKRIIIMGAAGRDFHNFNLCFRDNPLYEVVAFTAAQIPFIQNRTYPVELAGCLYPNGIPVYPEERLASLLKEYMVDEVVFSYSDVSHEQVMHRASFITSMGANFVLLGAEKSMLKANKPVISVCAVRTGCGKSGVTRLVCKILMEKGRKPVAIRHPMPYGDFIKQRVERFTAQTDLIRYNCTIEEREEFEPLVNAGITVYAGVDYADILREAEKEADIIVWDGGNNDLPFIKPDMEIVIVDPHRAGHELRYYPGEANFRRANVLIINKMDTARSQDVDIIIKNIKDVNPEATVIYTASAIRVENEGLIQGKRVLVVEDGPTLTHGGMAYGAGIVAAKRYHAGEIVDPRPYAVGAIKETLTSYPDIKNLIPAVGYASRQIKDLEDTINNIPCDLVVIATPVDLKRIIKINRPSVRVSYEIEEMGKPTIADVIERFIQKKRTP encoded by the coding sequence ATGAAAAAACGGATAATCATTATGGGGGCTGCCGGCAGGGATTTTCATAATTTCAATCTATGCTTCAGGGATAACCCTCTTTATGAGGTTGTTGCCTTTACGGCAGCGCAGATACCCTTCATACAAAACAGGACATACCCAGTAGAGCTTGCCGGCTGTTTATATCCAAACGGCATTCCTGTTTATCCTGAAGAAAGACTCGCATCGCTCTTAAAAGAATATATGGTTGATGAGGTTGTTTTTTCATACAGCGATGTATCCCATGAACAGGTGATGCACAGGGCGTCTTTTATAACAAGCATGGGAGCAAATTTTGTCCTGCTCGGAGCGGAAAAGAGCATGCTTAAAGCAAACAAACCGGTGATATCTGTCTGTGCTGTAAGGACAGGCTGCGGGAAGAGCGGGGTTACACGGCTTGTGTGTAAAATACTTATGGAAAAAGGCAGAAAGCCCGTGGCAATCCGGCATCCAATGCCTTATGGAGATTTTATTAAACAAAGGGTAGAGCGGTTTACCGCACAGACGGATTTAATAAGATACAACTGCACCATAGAGGAAAGAGAGGAGTTTGAACCACTCGTTAACGCAGGCATTACAGTCTATGCAGGCGTGGATTATGCGGATATATTAAGAGAGGCTGAAAAAGAGGCTGATATTATAGTATGGGATGGCGGCAATAATGACCTTCCTTTTATAAAGCCTGACATGGAGATAGTTATTGTTGACCCGCACAGGGCGGGGCATGAACTCAGGTATTATCCAGGGGAGGCAAATTTCAGAAGGGCCAATGTATTAATAATAAACAAGATGGATACCGCCAGGAGTCAGGATGTGGATATTATTATAAAAAATATAAAAGATGTAAATCCAGAGGCAACTGTTATATACACGGCCTCAGCCATCAGGGTTGAAAATGAAGGTTTAATTCAAGGAAAGAGGGTATTGGTGGTGGAAGACGGCCCAACCCTTACCCACGGTGGAATGGCGTACGGGGCTGGAATTGTTGCTGCAAAGAGGTATCATGCCGGAGAAATAGTTGATCCGCGGCCATACGCAGTTGGCGCTATAAAGGAGACACTAACTTCATATCCTGATATAAAAAACCTCATCCCTGCTGTGGGCTATGCAAGCCGGCAGATAAAAGATTTAGAAGACACTATAAATAATATACCCTGTGATTTGGTGGTCATTGCGACACCTGTTGATTTAAAAAGAATAATAAAGATTAATAGGCCCAGTGTGCGGGTAAGTTACGAAATAGAGGAGATGGGGAAACCAACAATTGCGGATGTAATAGAAAGGTTTATACAGAAGAAACGAACTCCGTAA
- a CDS encoding GspE/PulE family protein: MTPPKQALTIEFAAKLILKKGLISEDQYKDITVKGDAQRARLQKRQDVPHFSKTPYHPDMVSPAEVISSFNLEIPNSPGKDLTEEAITVAIAEAIGIPYKKLDPLKLNMDLVTSLIPRPFAQKYAMIAIGQEGDTITMAVADPFNEEAIENLSRTKKVKIKLVLSSKSDIQKIVREFYGFRTSVLAAQKDMAQSIDISNLEQYVKLKGHTEIDAGDQHVVNAVEYLLKYAFDQRASDIHIEPKRDKSFVRLRIDGVLHYIHTIPKVVHPAIISRIKMLSRMDIAEKRKSQDGRIKTDYQGREVELRVSTMPVAFGEKVVIRIFDPEILLQDIDQLGFYPREYQLFSSFIKRPNGVILVTGPTGSGKTTTLYSSLKVLSSPEVNIVTIEDPIEMVMEEFNQVGVQPAVGVTFANTLRTFLRQDPDIIMVGEIRDKETAEAAIQAALTGHLVLSTLHTNDAPSAIIRLMDLGTPAFLISSTIIGIMAQRLLRKICQHCKTGRILTDDEVEYLQLAPKKPKGYTINYGEGCPECRGTGYKGRTGIFEMLDFTDRIRGALSSPSIELADIQEAAKADGMSTLRQCAIKKMLEGVTTYEEVVSVT, from the coding sequence ATGACACCCCCAAAACAGGCTCTCACTATAGAATTTGCGGCAAAGCTCATTCTTAAAAAAGGCCTGATTTCAGAAGACCAGTATAAGGATATTACTGTAAAAGGCGATGCCCAGCGGGCCAGGCTTCAGAAACGGCAGGATGTTCCTCATTTTTCAAAGACCCCGTATCATCCTGATATGGTGTCTCCCGCAGAGGTAATATCATCATTCAATCTGGAAATACCCAATAGCCCCGGCAAGGATTTAACCGAGGAGGCTATAACTGTGGCTATCGCCGAGGCAATAGGCATTCCTTACAAAAAACTTGATCCTCTTAAACTTAATATGGATTTGGTAACCTCGCTCATACCGCGGCCTTTTGCGCAGAAGTACGCCATGATTGCGATAGGGCAGGAAGGCGATACGATAACCATGGCTGTCGCAGACCCATTTAATGAGGAGGCTATAGAAAATCTTTCCAGAACAAAAAAGGTTAAGATAAAGCTTGTCTTAAGCTCAAAGAGCGATATACAAAAGATTGTCAGGGAGTTTTACGGCTTCCGCACATCTGTTCTTGCTGCGCAGAAGGACATGGCGCAATCTATTGACATAAGCAACCTTGAGCAGTATGTAAAACTCAAAGGACACACAGAGATAGATGCAGGCGACCAGCATGTTGTAAACGCGGTGGAGTACCTCCTGAAATATGCCTTTGACCAGAGGGCCAGCGACATCCACATAGAGCCTAAAAGGGATAAGTCTTTTGTGAGACTCCGGATAGACGGCGTGCTTCACTATATTCATACTATCCCAAAGGTGGTTCATCCGGCGATTATATCAAGGATAAAAATGTTGTCTCGGATGGATATAGCTGAAAAAAGGAAATCGCAGGACGGCCGCATAAAAACAGATTATCAGGGAAGAGAGGTAGAGCTCAGGGTATCCACCATGCCGGTTGCATTTGGCGAGAAGGTGGTAATAAGGATATTTGACCCGGAGATACTGCTTCAGGATATTGACCAGCTCGGGTTTTATCCCAGAGAGTATCAGCTATTTAGTTCGTTTATAAAAAGACCCAATGGCGTCATCCTTGTAACTGGTCCCACAGGAAGCGGTAAGACGACTACACTTTATTCAAGCCTGAAAGTCCTTTCTTCCCCGGAGGTAAATATAGTTACCATAGAAGACCCCATAGAAATGGTAATGGAGGAATTTAATCAGGTGGGTGTGCAGCCAGCGGTCGGAGTCACATTTGCCAATACCTTAAGGACATTCCTCCGCCAGGACCCTGATATAATAATGGTCGGCGAGATACGGGATAAGGAAACCGCGGAGGCGGCCATACAGGCAGCGCTGACAGGCCACCTTGTTTTGTCAACTTTGCATACCAATGATGCGCCGAGTGCAATAATCAGGCTCATGGACCTCGGCACCCCTGCGTTTCTGATTTCATCCACGATTATTGGCATTATGGCGCAAAGGCTCTTAAGGAAGATATGTCAGCACTGCAAGACCGGCAGAATCCTTACAGACGACGAGGTTGAATATCTTCAGCTTGCTCCGAAGAAACCAAAGGGATATACGATTAATTATGGCGAAGGGTGTCCGGAATGCAGAGGAACCGGCTACAAAGGAAGAACAGGAATATTTGAAATGCTGGATTTTACAGACAGGATAAGGGGGGCGCTTTCCTCTCCCAGTATAGAGCTTGCAGATATTCAGGAGGCCGCAAAGGCTGACGGTATGTCCACCCTGCGGCAGTGCGCCATAAAAAAGATGCTGGAGGGAGTTACTACTTATGAAGAGGTGGTGTCGGTAACATAA
- a CDS encoding type II toxin-antitoxin system RelE/ParE family toxin — protein MAKIKWTPQSLDDVEAITNFIARDSTYYAGIFTIKVFESVERLELFPESGRIVPELNHKKIREIILGNYRIIYRVKEEIVEILTVYHSARLLEIENIENLL, from the coding sequence ATGGCTAAAATAAAATGGACACCTCAATCTCTGGATGATGTTGAAGCTATAACTAATTTTATTGCTCGAGATTCAACTTATTATGCTGGTATTTTTACAATAAAAGTTTTTGAGTCAGTAGAACGGCTGGAATTGTTTCCTGAATCCGGACGTATTGTTCCAGAATTAAATCATAAAAAAATAAGAGAAATCATTCTGGGGAATTACAGGATAATTTATAGAGTTAAAGAGGAAATAGTAGAAATACTAACAGTTTATCATTCAGCAAGATTACTTGAAATTGAAAATATAGAAAATTTGTTATAA
- a CDS encoding type II toxin-antitoxin system VapC family toxin: MVLADTSVWISHLREGNAGLETLLDDGHVVCHPFIIGEIACGNLKNRSEILSLLHVLPMIIHAEHEEVMQFIDDYRLMGKGLGYIDMHLLSSAILSKISLWTFDKRLQEVSVKLGLDFSY, encoded by the coding sequence ATGGTTCTTGCCGACACATCCGTCTGGATATCCCATCTCCGCGAGGGAAACGCAGGGCTTGAAACTTTGCTCGATGACGGCCATGTTGTTTGTCATCCATTCATAATCGGTGAGATTGCCTGCGGGAATCTGAAAAATCGCTCTGAAATACTTTCTCTCCTTCATGTGCTTCCCATGATAATCCATGCAGAGCATGAAGAAGTTATGCAGTTTATAGATGATTATCGCCTTATGGGAAAGGGGCTGGGATACATTGATATGCATCTGCTTTCTTCGGCCATCTTATCCAAAATTTCATTGTGGACATTTGACAAGAGACTGCAAGAGGTTTCTGTAAAACTTGGATTGGATTTTAGTTATTAA
- a CDS encoding type II toxin-antitoxin system VapB family antitoxin, protein MRTTLNIEDELLKKAKRLTGIQEKTSLVRLGLEALIARESGKRLAMLGGTEKNLKPVPRRRSTGN, encoded by the coding sequence ATGAGAACAACATTGAACATAGAGGATGAGCTGCTCAAGAAGGCAAAAAGACTGACCGGTATTCAGGAAAAAACTTCCCTTGTAAGACTGGGACTTGAGGCATTGATTGCGAGGGAAAGCGGAAAGAGGCTTGCCATGCTTGGAGGAACGGAAAAAAACCTAAAGCCGGTCCCCCGCAGGCGATCAACGGGTAATTAG
- the hisS gene encoding histidine--tRNA ligase: protein MINSIRGFNDILPPDTNIWQHVEKEAREIFAAYGFSEIRVPIVEKTGLFSRSIGETTDIVEKEMYTFADRHGESITLRPEGTAPVARAYIEHKLYGADPVAKLYYMGPMFRYERPQKGRFRQFHQIGAEVFGIDDPAVDAETLEMLVAFFQRLGLEGISLQINSLGCKECRPLYKEKLLNFLQDKKPHLCQDCQRRFEINPLRTLDCKSPACIEITSTAPSILDAVCDGCKNHFEKVKEFLALSQVGFSLNPKMVRGLDYYIRTTFEITAPGLGSQNAVAAGGRYDGLVKSLDGPDAPGFGFAIGMERLVMLLKDRGQGSGARGQGLVFIILMGDKAEKAAIPLIKTLRSKGISLERDYGNKSIKSQMKRADKLGAGLVLILGDNELASGNIIIKNMQSGEQEEVALGRVEDRMKELLRKAPQSK, encoded by the coding sequence ATGATTAACTCCATCAGAGGTTTTAATGACATCCTGCCGCCTGATACAAATATCTGGCAGCATGTGGAAAAAGAGGCGCGGGAGATTTTTGCGGCTTACGGTTTTTCCGAGATACGGGTTCCTATTGTGGAAAAAACCGGGCTTTTTTCCCGCAGCATCGGAGAAACCACCGATATTGTTGAAAAGGAGATGTATACCTTTGCAGACAGGCACGGCGAATCTATTACGCTCAGGCCGGAAGGCACAGCTCCGGTGGCCAGGGCATACATAGAGCATAAATTATACGGCGCTGACCCTGTGGCAAAGTTATATTATATGGGCCCGATGTTCAGATATGAAAGGCCGCAAAAGGGGCGCTTCCGCCAGTTTCATCAGATAGGCGCGGAAGTGTTCGGCATAGATGATCCGGCGGTAGATGCGGAAACCCTTGAGATGCTCGTTGCGTTTTTTCAGAGGCTTGGTCTTGAAGGGATCAGCCTCCAGATAAATTCGCTCGGGTGCAAAGAGTGCAGACCGCTGTATAAAGAAAAACTTCTCAATTTTTTACAGGATAAAAAACCCCATCTCTGTCAGGATTGCCAGCGAAGGTTTGAAATAAATCCGCTGCGGACACTGGACTGCAAAAGCCCTGCCTGCATTGAAATTACATCTACAGCGCCTTCCATACTTGATGCAGTATGCGATGGATGTAAAAACCACTTTGAAAAGGTAAAAGAATTTCTTGCCCTCTCTCAAGTGGGTTTTTCATTAAATCCAAAGATGGTCAGGGGCCTTGATTATTACATACGGACAACATTTGAAATAACAGCGCCGGGTCTCGGTTCGCAAAATGCCGTTGCAGCAGGCGGCAGATATGACGGCTTGGTAAAAAGCCTTGACGGGCCTGATGCGCCCGGTTTCGGATTCGCTATCGGCATGGAACGGCTGGTGATGTTGTTAAAAGACAGGGGCCAGGGGTCAGGGGCCAGGGGTCAGGGACTTGTGTTTATTATTCTTATGGGAGACAAGGCGGAAAAAGCAGCCATTCCGCTGATTAAAACATTGCGCTCGAAAGGCATAAGCCTGGAACGTGATTACGGCAATAAAAGTATCAAGTCGCAGATGAAGCGGGCTGATAAACTTGGGGCAGGACTTGTTCTCATCCTCGGCGATAACGAGCTTGCATCCGGCAATATAATCATCAAAAATATGCAGAGCGGAGAGCAGGAAGAGGTTGCGCTGGGTAGGGTGGAAGATAGAATGAAGGAGCTTCTGCGAAAAGCGCCTCAATCAAAATAA